The Peribacillus simplex genome contains a region encoding:
- a CDS encoding RNA-binding S4 domain-containing protein, protein MRLDKFLKVSRLIKRRTLAKEVADKGRITINGQQAKASSNVKDGDELTVRFGQKLVTVRVDKIQETTKKEAAADMYTIVKEEKLAEE, encoded by the coding sequence ATGAGATTGGATAAATTCCTAAAAGTTTCAAGGTTGATCAAGCGCCGCACACTTGCGAAGGAGGTTGCGGATAAAGGGAGAATCACGATTAACGGACAGCAGGCCAAGGCAAGTTCGAATGTGAAAGATGGCGATGAGCTGACTGTAAGGTTCGGTCAAAAGCTTGTTACGGTACGTGTCGATAAAATTCAGGAAACGACGAAAAAAGAAGCGGCTGCAGATATGTATACCATCGTAAAGGAAGAAAAGCTAGCGGAGGAGTAA
- a CDS encoding ATP-binding cassette domain-containing protein, with product MKNGNSLELQGVRKDFGEFEVLKGMDLTFKKGEFVAIVGKSGCGKSTLLRLVAGLEKPTGGQILVNGKPLKGLNKSSRTMFQDGRLFPWKKILENIGIGLKGDWKPNAMELLEQVGLADRASDWPSVLSGGQKQRVALARALVNQPDILLLDEPLGALDALTRIGMQRLIEDLWRKRDFTALLVTHDVEEAVMLADRVILIEEGKVVMNKEINLPRPRKKDSIQYSSLAAQILNRVMQVEGEMEKKAIHA from the coding sequence ATGAAAAATGGAAATTCGTTGGAGTTGCAGGGTGTAAGAAAGGATTTTGGGGAGTTTGAAGTATTAAAGGGGATGGACCTCACATTTAAAAAAGGGGAATTCGTAGCCATTGTCGGTAAGAGTGGATGTGGAAAGAGCACCTTGCTTCGCCTTGTGGCAGGACTGGAAAAGCCGACGGGCGGGCAGATACTGGTGAATGGAAAGCCGTTGAAAGGATTAAATAAATCTTCACGTACGATGTTTCAGGATGGAAGGCTTTTTCCTTGGAAAAAAATCCTTGAAAATATTGGTATAGGCTTGAAAGGGGATTGGAAGCCAAATGCCATGGAACTACTGGAGCAAGTGGGCCTTGCAGATCGAGCAAGCGATTGGCCGTCCGTTTTATCTGGGGGGCAAAAGCAAAGGGTTGCATTAGCGAGGGCATTGGTGAACCAACCTGACATTCTCCTCTTGGATGAGCCGTTAGGGGCATTGGATGCTTTGACGAGAATTGGCATGCAAAGGCTGATTGAAGATCTATGGAGGAAAAGGGACTTTACTGCCTTGCTTGTTACACATGATGTTGAAGAAGCCGTAATGCTAGCCGACCGTGTCATATTAATCGAAGAAGGCAAAGTGGTCATGAATAAGGAAATCAATCTGCCGAGACCACGGAAAAAGGATAGTATTCAATACTCATCACTAGCAGCACAAATCCTTAACCGAGTGATGCAAGTTGAGGGGGAAATGGAAAAAAAGGCGATACACGCTTGA
- a CDS encoding putative polysaccharide biosynthesis protein: MAEKPYNTSNELFRGALILSAAAIIVKVLSAAYRIPYQNIAGDIGFYIYQQVYPFYGVAFTLSTLGFPVVISKLIAERESSKNNFAVKDILMTSFVVLSSIGVMMFAALFLGADWIAGWMKDPHLAGLLKIVAYSYLLMPISSVLRGYFQGINDMLPTASSQVAEQCIRVLTILVLSTIFVYQGYNDYVVGKGAVLGSITGGITGLVLLITFVILREEWKLFLRMRIKPVNFIKISKALIFQGLAFCITGLILILFQFVDSLHLYSLLRETGMGEKEAKEWKGVYDRGQPLLQLGTVVANSFALALVPVISGFVQRKSEHELLNKIKLALRVSATIGLAAAIGLVVTMKPVNHMLFMDTKGTITLAIFSLSILFTSLIMAETAVIQSLGYSFVPVIITIVGVGSKWALNLVLVPHYKIAGAASATVLAFMIMSVLFYLVLRVHIKRPLIEKKHVLIILKSTVYMGTAVVLFNSLFELILPGESRLLATIQALTGVGIGAAVFVMTAIRAGLFGEEELSLIPAGSKLKRFIITNRSIRNHE, from the coding sequence ATGGCTGAAAAGCCTTATAATACATCAAATGAACTTTTTCGAGGTGCGCTGATTTTGAGCGCAGCAGCGATTATCGTAAAAGTATTGAGCGCGGCCTATCGCATACCTTATCAGAATATTGCGGGTGACATCGGGTTTTATATCTATCAACAGGTCTATCCCTTCTACGGTGTTGCTTTTACATTATCAACGCTCGGCTTTCCGGTAGTCATATCCAAACTTATTGCTGAACGGGAGTCTTCCAAAAATAACTTTGCGGTCAAGGACATTTTAATGACATCATTCGTCGTCTTAAGTTCGATAGGAGTCATGATGTTTGCTGCACTATTCCTTGGAGCTGATTGGATTGCAGGATGGATGAAGGATCCGCATTTAGCCGGCCTGCTGAAAATCGTTGCCTACTCCTATTTATTAATGCCGATTTCATCTGTTTTAAGAGGCTATTTTCAAGGAATAAACGACATGCTGCCGACGGCAAGTTCGCAGGTCGCTGAACAATGCATCCGTGTGTTGACGATTCTGGTTCTTTCCACAATTTTCGTGTATCAGGGCTATAATGATTATGTGGTCGGCAAGGGGGCGGTCCTTGGTTCGATAACCGGCGGCATAACTGGCCTGGTACTGCTTATCACTTTCGTTATTTTAAGAGAAGAATGGAAGCTTTTTTTACGAATGAGAATCAAACCGGTAAATTTCATAAAAATCTCCAAAGCCCTGATTTTCCAAGGGCTGGCGTTTTGCATAACTGGCTTGATCCTTATCTTGTTTCAGTTTGTCGATTCATTGCACCTGTACTCCCTACTGAGGGAAACTGGAATGGGGGAAAAGGAAGCAAAAGAATGGAAAGGGGTATATGATCGAGGACAGCCGTTGCTTCAGCTAGGTACAGTCGTGGCTAATTCTTTTGCATTGGCGCTTGTACCTGTAATATCCGGATTCGTTCAGAGGAAAAGTGAGCATGAATTATTGAATAAGATCAAATTGGCGCTTCGTGTAAGTGCGACGATAGGACTTGCTGCCGCGATTGGGCTGGTGGTGACGATGAAGCCTGTCAACCATATGCTGTTCATGGATACCAAAGGGACGATTACTTTAGCAATTTTCTCTTTATCGATTTTATTCACATCCCTCATAATGGCAGAAACGGCAGTGATTCAAAGTTTAGGCTACTCGTTCGTTCCGGTGATCATCACGATTGTGGGGGTTGGCAGCAAGTGGGCTTTGAACCTTGTTCTGGTGCCCCATTACAAGATCGCGGGAGCAGCCTCGGCAACAGTGCTTGCGTTTATGATCATGTCTGTATTATTTTATCTGGTATTGAGAGTACATATTAAAAGGCCATTAATTGAAAAGAAGCACGTGTTAATAATTTTGAAGAGTACGGTTTACATGGGTACGGCGGTCGTTTTATTCAATAGTTTATTCGAATTGATATTACCAGGCGAGAGCCGGTTGTTAGCTACGATCCAAGCTTTGACCGGTGTAGGGATCGGTGCAGCCGTTTTTGTGATGACGGCCATTCGTGCAGGTTTATTTGGGGAAGAAGAACTTTCACTTATACCTGCAGGTTCGAAGCTTAAACGATTTATAATAACGAATAGGAGTATACGAAATCATGAATGA
- a CDS encoding 50S ribosomal protein L25/general stress protein Ctc, which yields MSNILAAKERTDSKHSNLRNLRENGEIPAIVYGNKNDSTAISVNNIELQKTIKEIGRNGIISLELEGASYKVMLSDYQKDPIKNSIYHADFLIVDMSAQLQAQVRINLVGVCKGVKDGGVLQQSLHEVTVTAKPNDIPDSIDVDVTELQVGDTIYISDIQTNKQVTIDHDGEEVVASVLAPRQEEEISTGEQQDGGIPENEEGRETKASPES from the coding sequence ATGAGTAATATATTAGCTGCAAAAGAACGTACGGATTCAAAACACTCTAATTTAAGGAATTTGAGGGAAAATGGCGAAATCCCTGCGATAGTATATGGCAATAAAAATGACAGTACGGCCATTTCAGTCAATAATATCGAGCTTCAAAAGACAATCAAGGAAATAGGCCGTAATGGAATCATTTCTTTGGAATTGGAAGGTGCGAGTTATAAAGTCATGCTTTCTGACTATCAAAAGGATCCAATTAAGAATTCCATTTATCATGCAGACTTTTTAATTGTAGATATGTCCGCTCAATTACAAGCGCAAGTTCGCATTAACCTTGTCGGTGTTTGTAAAGGCGTGAAAGACGGTGGGGTCCTTCAGCAGTCACTTCATGAAGTCACGGTTACGGCTAAACCTAATGACATTCCTGACTCCATCGATGTTGACGTTACCGAACTTCAGGTAGGGGATACAATCTACATATCCGATATCCAAACGAATAAGCAAGTTACAATCGACCATGATGGTGAAGAAGTTGTTGCATCCGTTTTGGCTCCTCGTCAGGAAGAGGAAATAAGTACAGGTGAACAGCAGGATGGCGGTATCCCTGAAAATGAAGAAGGCAGGGAAACCAAGGCATCACCAGAGTCATGA
- a CDS encoding anti-sigma-F factor Fin family protein, whose amino-acid sequence MALHYRCRHCGTKLGSIEAHSLSTEQLGFNQLTDEERQEMIVYDSEGDMHVRAICEDCHETLQRNPDLYENDYIIH is encoded by the coding sequence ATGGCTCTCCATTATCGATGCCGACATTGCGGAACTAAGCTGGGCTCAATCGAGGCACACTCACTGAGTACGGAGCAGTTAGGTTTTAATCAACTTACCGATGAAGAGCGACAAGAGATGATCGTTTATGATTCTGAAGGGGATATGCATGTAAGGGCGATATGTGAAGATTGCCATGAAACGCTGCAAAGAAACCCTGATTTATATGAAAACGATTATATTATTCATTAG
- the spoVT gene encoding stage V sporulation protein T codes for MKATGIVRRIDDLGRVVIPKEIRRTLRIREGDPLEIFVDRDGEVILKKYSPISELGDFAREYAEALYDSLGNPVMICDRDTYIAVAGGSKKEYLNKSVSELVEKIMEERNPVLESPNGQISFVDSNDEEVQSYTAAPIIASGDPIGAVLIFSKDSTIGEVEQKSVETAASFLARQMEQ; via the coding sequence ATGAAAGCAACTGGTATCGTTCGCCGAATTGATGATTTAGGAAGAGTCGTCATCCCGAAAGAAATTCGCAGGACCCTCCGTATTCGTGAAGGAGACCCACTGGAAATATTTGTGGATAGAGATGGGGAAGTCATCCTAAAGAAATACTCTCCTATCAGTGAATTAGGCGATTTTGCAAGGGAATATGCAGAAGCGCTATATGATAGCCTTGGAAACCCAGTTATGATTTGTGACAGGGATACTTACATTGCAGTGGCAGGCGGCTCCAAAAAAGAATACTTAAATAAAAGCGTTAGTGAACTAGTGGAAAAAATCATGGAAGAAAGAAATCCTGTCCTGGAGTCTCCAAACGGACAAATTTCATTCGTTGATTCCAATGATGAAGAGGTCCAATCTTATACTGCAGCTCCGATCATTGCAAGTGGCGACCCGATTGGTGCCGTCTTGATTTTCTCTAAAGATAGTACCATTGGTGAAGTGGAACAGAAATCAGTTGAAACAGCAGCAAGTTTCCTAGCTAGACAAATGGAACAGTAA
- the ssuC gene encoding aliphatic sulfonate ABC transporter permease SsuC encodes MKMQKKLSKKFNRFHLISWLVPILLLITWQLLSLWGILSDRILPAPTEVFQAGVALLGTGELMDYIGISAQRAFIGFLIGGIIGFALGLLNGLSSIAETLFDTSLQMLRNIPHLALIPLVILWFGIEEEAKIFLVALGVLFPIYLNTFHGVKSVDKGLIEAARVYGLSGFSLFWNVILPAAFPSILVGIRFSLGIMWVTLIVAETISANSGIGYMAMNAREFMRMDIVVLSILLYALLGKISDVAAKIIEKRCLKWHPSYQ; translated from the coding sequence ATGAAGATGCAGAAAAAATTAAGCAAAAAGTTCAATAGGTTCCACCTCATATCTTGGCTTGTGCCCATTCTCCTTTTGATAACTTGGCAGCTCCTGTCTTTGTGGGGGATTTTGTCGGATCGGATATTGCCTGCCCCGACTGAAGTGTTTCAAGCAGGTGTCGCTTTATTGGGTACTGGTGAACTTATGGATTATATCGGCATCAGTGCTCAGCGTGCCTTCATCGGCTTTTTAATAGGCGGGATCATTGGTTTTGCACTAGGTTTATTAAATGGATTATCATCCATTGCTGAAACCTTATTCGATACCTCGCTTCAGATGTTGCGTAACATTCCGCATCTAGCTTTAATACCGCTGGTGATTCTATGGTTTGGTATAGAAGAAGAAGCAAAAATCTTCCTTGTCGCTTTAGGGGTTCTTTTTCCTATCTATCTAAATACATTTCATGGAGTGAAATCGGTGGATAAGGGATTGATCGAAGCAGCGAGGGTTTATGGGTTAAGTGGTTTTTCTTTATTCTGGAATGTTATTCTCCCTGCCGCCTTTCCATCCATTTTAGTGGGTATCCGCTTCTCTCTTGGAATCATGTGGGTCACATTAATTGTCGCAGAAACAATATCCGCTAATTCCGGAATTGGATATATGGCTATGAATGCCCGGGAATTCATGAGGATGGATATTGTTGTTCTTAGTATTCTCCTATATGCCTTATTGGGAAAAATATCGGACGTTGCGGCCAAAATAATCGAAAAAAGATGCTTGAAGTGGCATCCATCATACCAATGA
- the mazG gene encoding nucleoside triphosphate pyrophosphohydrolase: MNEITIIGLGAGDLDQLPLGIYKKLIQTEQCFVRTIDHPVIGDLKREGINFTAFDGIYEKHDQFEAVYEEIAGTLLQEASNRSVLYAVPGHPMVAEKTVQLLLEKGPALGIAIKLEGGQSFLDPLFQAVRIDPIEGFQLLDGTDLSPEDLHIAQHMIIGQVYDAFSASNVKLTLMEKLPDDYEVYIVTAAGSSQEKVTKCALFELDRQMELSNLTSVYVPPVSEEALRYREFSKLRQVIAELRGPDGCPWDKKQTHESLKKYLIEEAYELIDSIDEEDDEGMIGELGDVLLQVMLHSQIGEDEGMFTIDDVIEGITAKMIRRHPHVFGDVEVNGEEDVLVNWQKIKEDEKGSETKAPQSILDGIEKSLPNLLRAEEYQKRAAKVGFDWDEVSEAWKKVREEVLELEEEILSPNRDVERIKSELGDLFFALVNVSRYYDIQAEEAVYKANQKFHQRFTYIEECIQRADKKFEDYTLEELDSYWDEAKAKGL; this comes from the coding sequence ATGAATGAGATTACGATAATAGGCCTTGGTGCAGGAGATTTAGATCAGCTTCCGCTAGGGATTTATAAAAAATTGATACAAACGGAACAATGTTTCGTCAGAACGATCGATCATCCTGTAATCGGGGATTTGAAAAGGGAAGGAATAAATTTCACGGCATTTGACGGGATATATGAAAAGCACGACCAATTTGAAGCTGTATATGAAGAAATTGCCGGAACATTATTACAAGAGGCTTCAAACCGTTCCGTTCTATACGCAGTTCCAGGGCATCCCATGGTTGCGGAAAAAACGGTGCAGCTTTTGCTTGAAAAGGGTCCGGCTCTTGGAATAGCCATTAAGCTGGAAGGCGGGCAAAGTTTCCTTGATCCCTTGTTTCAGGCTGTTAGAATCGATCCGATTGAAGGGTTTCAGCTATTGGATGGAACAGATCTTTCACCAGAAGATTTGCACATTGCCCAGCATATGATAATCGGACAGGTATATGACGCATTCAGTGCATCCAATGTGAAGCTGACCTTAATGGAAAAGCTACCGGATGACTACGAGGTATATATCGTTACAGCGGCAGGAAGCAGTCAGGAAAAAGTGACAAAATGCGCTCTCTTCGAACTCGACCGTCAGATGGAGTTAAGTAACTTGACGAGTGTTTATGTCCCGCCTGTAAGCGAAGAAGCTTTACGATATAGGGAGTTCTCTAAGCTGCGGCAGGTCATTGCAGAACTTAGAGGTCCTGACGGATGTCCTTGGGATAAGAAGCAAACTCATGAAAGCTTGAAGAAATATCTAATAGAAGAGGCATATGAGCTGATTGATTCCATCGATGAAGAGGACGATGAGGGCATGATTGGTGAACTTGGGGATGTCCTGCTTCAGGTGATGCTTCATTCACAAATCGGTGAAGATGAGGGCATGTTCACGATAGATGATGTGATTGAAGGCATTACGGCAAAAATGATTCGACGCCACCCTCATGTATTCGGAGATGTTGAAGTGAACGGCGAGGAAGATGTATTGGTGAACTGGCAGAAAATCAAAGAAGATGAAAAAGGGAGCGAAACAAAAGCCCCGCAATCCATACTGGATGGTATTGAGAAATCGCTGCCAAACTTACTTCGGGCCGAAGAGTATCAAAAAAGGGCAGCCAAGGTTGGATTTGATTGGGATGAGGTTTCCGAGGCCTGGAAAAAGGTCAGGGAAGAAGTGCTGGAATTGGAAGAGGAAATATTAAGCCCGAACAGGGATGTCGAAAGAATAAAATCAGAGCTTGGCGACCTCTTTTTTGCGCTTGTCAACGTTTCACGTTATTATGACATACAAGCGGAAGAAGCCGTCTACAAAGCAAACCAGAAATTCCATCAGCGTTTTACATATATAGAAGAGTGCATTCAAAGGGCAGACAAAAAATTTGAGGATTATACATTGGAAGAACTGGATTCATATTGGGATGAAGCAAAAGCTAAAGGACTTTAA
- the mfd gene encoding transcription-repair coupling factor — translation MNGLQNLFSKQDDVHSLIAGIDEGLKEQIVSGLTGSSRSLLLASVYEKTNRPILLVTHNLLQAQKFHEDLSSFIPEEELYIYPANELIAADLSVASPELRAQRVEALNFWAEGKKGIVIAPIPGVRRVLPPKDIWKRHQLIFNLGEDIELEPTLNKFIAMGYNRSEMVASPGEFSIRGGIIDIYPITEPNPIRIELFDTEIDSIRTFSSEDQRSIEKLKKVTIGPVSEALLETEHIERIITRLESGLSKSLKKLKDEKTKEQLVQTISYELEQLKMGNIPDKIFKYLSLAYEDPASLIDYLPVNGLVFLDEISRIQEINDSLEKEEAGWYTDLLSQGQIIHDIKLAHPMQELIMKSSRPFVYLSLFLRHVPHTNPQNILNFASKQMQNFHGQMNVFKAELERWKKGKYTVVILGQDEERVKKLHSVLADYDIEAAELFNADSILPGKVQILRGSLNSGFELPMQKFSIITETELFNKKSKKSIRRQKLSNAERIKSYSELKIGDYVVHVNHGIGKYLGIETLTINGVHKDYLNIRYQADDKLYVPVDQIDLVQKYVGSEGKEPKLYKLGGTEWKRVKSKVQSSVENIADDLIKLYAEREAAKGYAFSPDGDMQREFETSFSYNETEDQLRSIVEIKKDMERERPMDRLLCGDVGYGKTEVAIRAAFKAIMDGKQVAFLVPTTILAQQHYETLRERFQDYPISIGLMSRFRSKKQQTETIKGLKAGTVDIVVGTHRILSKDIVYRDLGLLIIDEEQRFGVTHKEKIKRLKTNVDVLTLTATPIPRTLHMSMLGVRDLSVIETPPENRFPIQTYVMEYNGSLVTEAIERELARGGQVYFLYNRVEDIARKAEEISMLVPDARVTFAHGQMSEQELEAVMFSFLEGEYDVLVSTTIIETGVDIPNVNTLIVNEADRMGLSQLYQLRGRVGRSNRVAYAFFTYRKDKVLTEVAEKRLQSIKEFTELGSGFKIAMRDLSIRGAGNILGAQQHGFIDSVGFDLYSQMLKEAVDAKRNDQPAEEKNTLEIDVEVDAYIPDAYIMDGHQKIEMYKRFRGIASLEEVEELQDEMIDRFGEYPEEVSYLFMIAEMKVYAEKAGIESIKQLKQEISILLREKVSSGVDGQKVFELGSKYGRMVGFGMDGNRMKLVLHIKGVEQSKWLNILFEMTKGLQYVKKETQATKN, via the coding sequence ATGAATGGATTGCAGAACTTGTTCTCCAAACAAGATGATGTTCATTCGTTAATAGCCGGCATCGATGAAGGACTTAAGGAGCAGATCGTCTCTGGTCTGACAGGTTCCTCGAGATCACTATTGCTGGCTTCCGTATATGAAAAGACGAATAGGCCTATTTTATTAGTTACCCATAATTTATTGCAAGCTCAAAAATTCCATGAGGACTTATCCAGTTTCATTCCCGAGGAAGAATTATATATATATCCAGCCAATGAATTGATTGCGGCTGATTTGAGTGTTGCCAGCCCGGAATTAAGGGCCCAACGTGTAGAGGCATTGAACTTTTGGGCGGAGGGAAAGAAAGGGATTGTCATTGCGCCGATTCCCGGGGTGCGCCGTGTGCTTCCTCCAAAGGATATTTGGAAGAGACATCAGCTTATCTTTAATTTAGGGGAAGATATCGAGCTTGAACCAACGCTTAATAAATTCATTGCCATGGGTTATAACCGGTCTGAAATGGTTGCTTCTCCAGGTGAATTCAGTATCAGGGGCGGTATAATCGATATTTATCCGATCACCGAACCTAATCCAATAAGAATTGAATTATTCGATACCGAAATAGATTCAATAAGGACTTTTTCAAGCGAAGATCAGCGATCCATCGAGAAACTCAAGAAAGTGACGATTGGTCCCGTCAGTGAGGCTTTGCTAGAGACGGAGCATATCGAAAGAATCATAACAAGGCTCGAGAGCGGATTAAGTAAAAGCCTGAAGAAACTTAAAGACGAGAAAACCAAGGAACAGCTGGTCCAAACGATCAGTTATGAACTTGAACAGCTGAAAATGGGGAATATACCCGACAAAATCTTTAAATACTTAAGTTTAGCATATGAAGATCCAGCTAGTTTAATAGATTATTTACCGGTAAATGGTTTGGTTTTCTTGGATGAAATCAGTAGAATCCAGGAAATCAATGATTCTTTGGAGAAGGAAGAGGCTGGGTGGTACACGGATCTTTTAAGTCAGGGACAAATTATCCATGACATCAAATTGGCTCATCCCATGCAGGAACTAATAATGAAATCCAGCAGGCCGTTCGTATACCTTTCATTGTTTTTAAGGCATGTACCGCATACGAATCCTCAGAATATCCTGAATTTTGCCAGTAAACAAATGCAAAATTTCCATGGACAGATGAATGTGTTCAAAGCTGAACTGGAACGTTGGAAAAAAGGGAAATATACAGTCGTCATACTTGGACAGGATGAAGAACGGGTAAAAAAGCTGCATTCGGTTTTAGCCGATTACGATATAGAGGCCGCAGAACTGTTTAATGCGGACAGTATTCTTCCAGGTAAAGTACAGATTTTACGCGGCAGTCTAAATAGCGGCTTTGAATTACCTATGCAAAAGTTCAGTATCATTACGGAAACGGAATTGTTTAATAAGAAGTCAAAGAAATCAATACGGAGACAGAAACTATCGAATGCGGAGCGAATCAAGAGTTATTCCGAACTGAAGATCGGTGACTATGTCGTTCATGTTAACCACGGTATCGGTAAATACTTGGGCATTGAAACCCTTACGATAAATGGGGTCCATAAAGATTACCTGAATATTCGTTATCAAGCGGACGACAAATTGTATGTTCCTGTCGACCAAATCGATCTTGTCCAAAAATATGTCGGTTCTGAAGGAAAAGAACCGAAGCTTTATAAGCTAGGCGGAACGGAATGGAAGCGTGTCAAAAGTAAGGTTCAATCATCCGTTGAGAACATTGCTGATGATTTAATCAAGTTATACGCAGAAAGGGAAGCGGCAAAGGGCTATGCCTTTTCACCTGATGGTGATATGCAGAGAGAATTCGAAACATCATTCTCTTATAACGAAACGGAAGATCAATTACGTTCCATTGTCGAGATCAAAAAGGATATGGAACGTGAACGGCCGATGGACCGTTTATTATGTGGCGATGTTGGATATGGGAAGACAGAGGTGGCGATCCGGGCCGCTTTTAAAGCCATTATGGATGGCAAGCAGGTTGCATTTCTTGTTCCGACCACAATCCTCGCCCAGCAGCATTATGAAACATTAAGGGAGCGTTTTCAGGATTATCCCATTTCGATTGGTCTTATGAGCCGTTTCCGGAGTAAAAAACAGCAAACGGAGACGATTAAAGGATTGAAGGCCGGCACGGTGGATATTGTGGTTGGCACGCATAGGATTTTATCCAAAGATATCGTGTACCGCGATTTGGGATTGCTTATCATTGATGAAGAACAGCGCTTTGGCGTTACACATAAGGAAAAGATCAAGCGGTTAAAAACTAATGTGGATGTACTGACTTTGACTGCGACGCCGATTCCGAGGACCCTTCATATGTCCATGTTGGGCGTGAGGGATCTGTCCGTAATCGAAACGCCGCCTGAGAACCGGTTCCCAATTCAAACTTATGTCATGGAGTATAATGGCTCGTTGGTAACGGAAGCCATAGAACGGGAATTGGCCAGGGGTGGTCAGGTTTATTTCCTTTACAATCGGGTAGAAGATATAGCAAGAAAAGCAGAAGAAATTTCCATGCTGGTGCCCGATGCCCGTGTCACATTTGCTCATGGGCAAATGTCAGAGCAAGAACTGGAAGCCGTCATGTTCAGCTTTTTAGAAGGCGAATATGATGTTTTGGTGAGTACAACCATTATAGAGACGGGTGTTGATATCCCGAATGTCAATACGCTCATAGTGAATGAAGCGGATAGAATGGGACTTTCACAGCTCTATCAGCTGCGTGGCCGTGTAGGGCGATCCAACCGGGTCGCATATGCATTCTTCACTTATAGGAAAGATAAAGTGTTGACTGAAGTGGCAGAAAAACGTCTTCAATCCATTAAGGAATTTACAGAATTGGGTTCAGGTTTCAAAATTGCGATGCGTGATTTATCCATCAGGGGAGCTGGAAACATTCTAGGGGCTCAACAACATGGCTTCATCGATTCAGTTGGTTTTGATCTGTATTCACAAATGTTGAAAGAAGCTGTAGATGCGAAACGTAATGACCAACCAGCCGAAGAAAAGAACACCCTGGAAATTGACGTTGAAGTGGACGCTTATATCCCTGATGCCTACATAATGGATGGACATCAGAAAATAGAAATGTATAAAAGGTTCAGAGGGATTGCTTCGCTTGAAGAAGTGGAAGAATTACAGGATGAAATGATCGATCGTTTCGGAGAATATCCAGAAGAAGTTTCTTATTTATTCATGATTGCTGAAATGAAGGTATATGCTGAAAAGGCCGGAATTGAAAGCATTAAGCAATTAAAGCAGGAAATCAGCATTCTCCTTAGGGAAAAGGTCAGCAGCGGTGTGGATGGACAAAAGGTGTTCGAGCTGGGATCGAAGTATGGCCGTATGGTGGGCTTCGGCATGGACGGCAACCGAATGAAGCTGGTCCTGCACATAAAAGGTGTAGAACAAAGCAAATGGCTTAATATCTTATTTGAGATGACCAAGGGTTTACAGTATGTAAAAAAAGAGACGCAAGCCACTAAAAACTAA
- the pth gene encoding aminoacyl-tRNA hydrolase: MKIIVGLGNPGKQYEKTRHNVGFEVIDELSKRWSIPLDQAKHKGIYGTGMVKGEKVLLLKPLTYMNLSGESISAVMHFFKLDIADVVIIYDDLDLPPGKLRLRQKGSAGGHNGIKSSIAHLGTQEFNRIRIGIGRPIGRIPVSDYVLGRFSPEEWDHVGATIEKSAASCEAWMEKPFIQVMNEYNQ; this comes from the coding sequence ATGAAAATTATTGTAGGGTTAGGGAACCCAGGTAAACAGTATGAAAAAACCCGGCATAACGTCGGATTTGAAGTAATAGATGAGTTATCCAAAAGATGGTCGATTCCACTTGATCAAGCAAAGCATAAGGGGATATATGGTACGGGAATGGTAAAGGGAGAAAAAGTTTTATTGCTTAAACCATTAACCTACATGAATTTGTCAGGCGAATCCATTTCGGCTGTCATGCATTTCTTTAAGTTGGATATCGCGGATGTGGTCATTATCTATGATGACCTTGATTTGCCTCCAGGGAAGCTTCGCCTTCGTCAAAAAGGTAGTGCAGGCGGTCATAATGGGATAAAATCTTCAATTGCCCATTTGGGTACGCAAGAATTCAATCGAATCAGAATAGGAATTGGCCGCCCGATTGGCCGCATTCCGGTATCTGATTATGTATTGGGGCGTTTTTCGCCAGAAGAATGGGATCATGTCGGGGCAACGATCGAAAAAAGCGCAGCTTCTTGTGAAGCCTGGATGGAAAAGCCATTTATACAGGTCATGAACGAATATAACCAATAA